A single Nocardioides bizhenqiangii DNA region contains:
- the folC gene encoding bifunctional tetrahydrofolate synthase/dihydrofolate synthase encodes MTDTPEGAPRPAETFAEAEDALLSRWPETRLEPSLDRIRAFTELLGDPQHGYRSIHLTGTNGKTSTARMIDSLLRAFELRTGRFTSPHVEKMSERISIDGEPLDDEGFVRAFNDVAPYTHLVDAAEPFPLSFFETIVGMAYAAFADAPVDVAVVEVGMGGSWDATNVIDADVAVVTPIAIDHANYLGTTSAAIALEKAGIIKPGATAVLAQQSDEVVEVLLRRAAEVGATVVREGTDFGVIDRVPAVGGQAVSLRGLRGQYDELFLPLYGAHQAQNAAAALAAVEALIGGDDALSDEVVREAFAATTSPGRLEVVRRSPTIVLDAAHNPAGAEATAAALEDSFRFDPLIGVFGVMGDKDAEGLLAAFEPLLAHVVITQNSTARAMPADQLAATAVEVFGEDRVTVFPRLADAIDQAAALAEADTGDALSSGAVLVTGSVVTVGEARLLLGGRK; translated from the coding sequence ATGACCGATACCCCTGAGGGCGCTCCGCGCCCGGCCGAGACCTTCGCCGAGGCCGAGGACGCCCTCCTCAGCCGCTGGCCCGAAACCCGACTCGAACCGTCGCTCGACCGGATCCGGGCGTTCACCGAGCTGCTGGGCGACCCGCAGCACGGCTATCGCTCGATCCACCTCACCGGGACCAACGGCAAGACGTCGACGGCCCGGATGATCGACTCGCTGCTCCGCGCCTTCGAGCTGCGCACGGGGCGCTTCACCAGCCCGCACGTGGAGAAGATGAGCGAGCGGATCAGCATCGACGGTGAGCCGCTCGACGACGAGGGTTTCGTCCGGGCGTTCAACGACGTGGCGCCCTACACGCACCTCGTCGACGCGGCGGAGCCGTTCCCGCTGTCGTTCTTCGAGACCATCGTCGGGATGGCGTACGCGGCCTTCGCCGACGCGCCGGTGGACGTGGCGGTGGTCGAGGTGGGCATGGGCGGCTCCTGGGACGCCACCAACGTGATCGACGCCGACGTCGCGGTGGTCACGCCGATCGCGATCGACCACGCCAACTACCTCGGGACGACGTCGGCGGCGATCGCGCTGGAGAAGGCAGGGATCATCAAGCCCGGGGCGACCGCCGTGCTCGCGCAGCAGAGCGACGAGGTCGTCGAGGTGCTGCTGCGCCGGGCGGCCGAGGTCGGGGCGACGGTCGTCCGCGAGGGCACCGACTTCGGGGTGATCGACCGGGTGCCGGCGGTCGGCGGCCAGGCGGTCAGCCTCCGCGGCCTGCGGGGGCAGTACGACGAGCTCTTCCTCCCTCTCTACGGCGCACACCAAGCACAGAACGCAGCGGCGGCACTGGCCGCGGTCGAGGCGCTCATCGGCGGTGACGACGCGCTGTCGGACGAGGTCGTCCGCGAGGCGTTCGCGGCGACGACCTCTCCGGGGCGCCTCGAGGTCGTGCGCCGCAGTCCGACCATCGTTCTCGACGCGGCGCACAACCCGGCCGGCGCCGAGGCGACGGCCGCCGCGCTGGAGGACTCCTTCCGGTTCGACCCGCTCATCGGTGTCTTCGGGGTGATGGGCGACAAGGACGCCGAGGGCCTGCTCGCAGCCTTCGAGCCGCTCCTCGCACACGTCGTGATCACCCAGAACTCCACCGCCCGCGCGATGCCGGCCGACCAGCTGGCCGCGACCGCCGTCGAGGTGTTCGGGGAGGACCGGGTGACGGTGTTCCCGCGGCTCGCCGACGCGATCGACCAGGCGGCCGCGCTGGCCGAGGCCGATACCGGCGACGCCCTCTCGTCGGGTGCGGTGCTGGTCACCGGGTCGGTGGTCACGGTGGGGGAGGCACGGTTGCTGCTCGGCGGCCGGAAGTGA
- a CDS encoding DUF4233 domain-containing protein, whose amino-acid sequence MTSARRSLCATVLSVEAITLGLTTPVMITLADVPTGTALVIGLGLAVGCLVIAGLLRLEWAYWLGHAVQVAAIGLGFVVPLMFVLGPIFALLWGTAYGVGRKIERERAAAYEEYGAEQPPAD is encoded by the coding sequence GTGACGTCGGCCCGGCGGTCGCTGTGCGCGACGGTGCTCTCGGTCGAGGCGATCACGCTCGGCCTGACCACGCCGGTGATGATCACCCTCGCCGACGTGCCCACGGGCACCGCCCTGGTGATCGGTCTCGGCCTCGCCGTCGGGTGCCTCGTGATCGCCGGGCTGCTCCGCCTGGAGTGGGCGTACTGGCTGGGCCACGCGGTCCAGGTCGCGGCGATCGGGCTCGGGTTCGTCGTCCCGCTCATGTTCGTGCTGGGCCCGATCTTCGCCCTCCTCTGGGGCACCGCCTACGGTGTCGGCCGCAAGATCGAGCGCGAGCGGGCCGCGGCTTACGAGGAGTACGGCGCCGAGCAGCCGCCCGCTGACTGA